From Amycolatopsis sp. cg9, one genomic window encodes:
- a CDS encoding DUF222 domain-containing protein, which translates to MDTEAVWQADAEVLADRLRTLLTVVRSAEAEIGAVLVEIESRGVQELFGYRSVARLYEHLADVPRAAAVRTVARAHALHPSRSLDAAPALAPATGTAALTGGLSTPMIDTIITTLTAIPPEHRDTAEADLLAFAADNGHKQVAALGARIVAHLDPDGPEPADTEPATPTRELSLRRKRTGTWELSGRFDDETGTRAHALLDTLAERRHADDGPDLRSPQERYGDAFSDALDLALDSPELPTQAGERAHVMVAVSLTDLQSGLGTATLGDTGLLSAAEARIHACDCKLIPAVLGTTSEPLDLGRARRLISPGLRRALFLRDRGCAFPGCHRPPRHCQGHHIRHWADGGPTDLTNLVLLCGHHHRLLHRSGWQVRIATDGHPEFLPPRFLDKRRKPRRNNLHQPLPFAA; encoded by the coding sequence GTGGACACAGAAGCGGTGTGGCAAGCGGACGCGGAGGTCTTGGCCGACCGCCTCCGTACCCTGCTCACCGTCGTACGGTCCGCTGAGGCGGAAATTGGTGCGGTGCTCGTGGAAATCGAGTCCCGCGGGGTGCAGGAACTGTTCGGATACCGTTCTGTGGCGCGGCTTTACGAGCATCTCGCCGACGTCCCCCGTGCTGCCGCAGTGCGGACCGTCGCCCGTGCCCACGCCCTGCACCCCAGCCGCTCTCTCGACGCCGCGCCTGCTCTCGCTCCCGCCACCGGTACCGCCGCCCTCACCGGAGGGCTGAGCACCCCGATGATCGACACCATCATCACCACCCTCACCGCAATCCCTCCTGAGCACCGCGACACCGCCGAAGCAGACCTACTGGCCTTCGCCGCCGACAACGGCCACAAACAAGTCGCCGCCCTCGGCGCGCGGATCGTGGCCCACCTCGACCCCGACGGACCCGAACCTGCGGACACCGAGCCCGCCACCCCCACCCGCGAACTATCGCTGCGCCGCAAACGCACCGGAACCTGGGAACTGTCCGGCCGCTTCGACGACGAGACCGGCACCCGCGCCCACGCCCTGCTCGACACCCTGGCCGAACGCCGCCACGCCGACGACGGCCCCGACCTGCGTTCCCCGCAGGAACGCTACGGCGACGCGTTCTCCGACGCTCTCGACCTGGCCCTCGACTCCCCAGAACTGCCGACCCAGGCCGGGGAACGCGCCCACGTCATGGTCGCGGTCTCCCTCACCGACCTACAGTCCGGCCTCGGCACTGCGACCCTCGGCGACACCGGCCTGCTCTCCGCCGCCGAAGCCCGCATCCACGCCTGCGACTGCAAACTCATCCCCGCCGTCCTCGGCACCACCAGCGAACCCCTCGACCTCGGCCGAGCCCGCCGCCTCATCTCACCCGGACTGCGGCGGGCGCTGTTCCTGCGTGACCGGGGTTGTGCGTTCCCCGGCTGCCACCGCCCACCCCGACATTGCCAAGGACACCACATCCGGCACTGGGCCGACGGCGGCCCCACCGACCTGACCAACCTCGTCCTGCTCTGCGGACACCACCACCGGCTGCTGCACCGCTCCGGCTGGCAGGTCCGCATCGCCACCGACGGTCACCCCGAGTTCCTGCCGCCACGGTTCCTGGACAAACGCCGAAAACCCCGGCGCAACAACCTGCATCAGCCACTGCCATTCGCAGCCTGA
- a CDS encoding IS66 family transposase — protein MGEGVRPSYDELAALVAAQAVELAHAREEIAALRAEVAALKRRLGTNSGNSSMPPSSDRFAKPAPKSLRSRTGRKQGKQPGAPGANLSLVENPDRIVEHAPSACSGCGAGLRRTDRAGVMRRQVVDLPEVRPSLTEHRLQRLRCRGCHQVTTAPAPAEATAPACYGPNVTALAVYLLTFQHIPVARTAQLLADLMGLPVSTGWVAGVLTPVAANLEGFAEQVEQALRAAPVAHFDETGIRVDGKNWWLHVACTPHLTAYMPHRQRGGEAMDEFGILNYFRGVAVHDGLMSYQDFGRKHARCNAHHLRELVAAGEAHPEHTWPTIAIKTLEVLNTAAHAARDDGLDAIPAHIVDPLISRFVRTIHLGLLLHPPSRHRKQSKTRNLLVRLRDYQHQVLLFARDLTVPFTNNQAERDLRMIKAQLKISGGWRTQHGAQVWLRVRGYISTARKNGLHIITALRDAVTGNPWLPTTIEMA, from the coding sequence GTGGGGGAAGGTGTTCGTCCGTCGTATGACGAGCTGGCCGCGCTGGTCGCAGCGCAGGCGGTAGAGCTCGCGCATGCGCGGGAGGAAATCGCCGCGTTGCGGGCCGAAGTCGCTGCGCTCAAGCGGCGGTTGGGCACGAACTCGGGTAACTCCTCGATGCCGCCATCGTCGGACCGGTTCGCCAAACCCGCCCCGAAGTCTTTGCGTAGCAGGACCGGCCGCAAGCAGGGCAAGCAGCCCGGTGCGCCTGGTGCGAACCTGTCGCTGGTCGAGAACCCGGACAGGATCGTCGAGCATGCGCCGTCGGCGTGTTCAGGATGCGGTGCAGGTCTGCGCCGCACTGATCGTGCGGGGGTGATGCGGCGGCAGGTGGTGGACCTGCCCGAGGTGCGCCCGTCGTTGACCGAGCACCGCCTGCAACGGCTGCGCTGCCGCGGCTGCCACCAGGTCACCACCGCGCCCGCGCCGGCCGAGGCGACCGCACCCGCGTGTTACGGGCCGAACGTGACCGCGCTGGCGGTGTATCTGCTGACCTTCCAGCACATCCCGGTCGCGCGGACCGCGCAGCTGCTGGCGGACCTGATGGGGTTGCCGGTGTCGACCGGCTGGGTCGCCGGTGTCCTCACCCCCGTCGCCGCCAACCTCGAAGGGTTCGCCGAGCAGGTCGAGCAGGCATTGCGGGCAGCGCCGGTGGCACATTTCGACGAGACCGGCATCCGGGTCGACGGGAAGAACTGGTGGCTGCACGTGGCTTGCACCCCACACCTGACCGCCTACATGCCGCACCGGCAGCGTGGTGGCGAGGCGATGGACGAGTTCGGGATCCTCAACTACTTCCGGGGTGTCGCCGTCCATGACGGGCTGATGTCGTATCAAGATTTCGGACGCAAACACGCCCGCTGCAACGCCCACCACCTGCGCGAACTGGTCGCGGCCGGCGAAGCACACCCCGAGCACACGTGGCCCACGATCGCGATCAAAACCCTCGAAGTACTCAACACCGCTGCCCATGCCGCGCGAGACGACGGCCTGGACGCCATCCCCGCCCACATCGTCGATCCGCTGATCTCCCGGTTCGTCCGCACCATCCATCTCGGCCTGCTGCTGCACCCACCGAGCCGGCATCGTAAGCAAAGCAAGACCCGCAACCTGCTGGTACGCCTGCGCGACTACCAGCACCAAGTGCTGCTGTTCGCTCGCGACCTCACCGTCCCGTTCACCAACAACCAAGCCGAACGCGACCTACGGATGATCAAGGCCCAGTTGAAGATCTCCGGCGGCTGGCGCACCCAGCACGGCGCCCAGGTGTGGTTGCGCGTGCGCGGCTACATCTCCACCGCCCGCAAGAACGGCCTGCACATCATCACCGCACTCCGCGACGCCGTCACCGGAAACCCTTGGCTGCCAACAACTATCGAAATGGCCTGA